In Longimicrobium sp., a single genomic region encodes these proteins:
- a CDS encoding nuclear transport factor 2 family protein: MKQVSLAEAPEELRTAFAEGDPASAGKEHEGTNVELLGRMVAAIAAGRFDELRGFLAPEATFELAMPARFPWVRRAAGAEDVIAAIAANFGQVRDQRSEPLALVAQGDDVMVMARETGRLAETGEPYEVLLAQHYSFRDGRLAGFRSVVAEAGEPAYADT, from the coding sequence ATGAAGCAGGTGTCACTCGCCGAGGCGCCCGAGGAGCTCAGGACGGCGTTCGCCGAGGGCGATCCGGCCAGCGCGGGCAAGGAGCACGAGGGGACGAACGTCGAGCTGCTCGGCCGGATGGTCGCCGCCATCGCCGCGGGCCGCTTCGACGAGCTGCGCGGCTTCCTGGCGCCGGAGGCCACCTTCGAGCTCGCCATGCCCGCGCGCTTCCCCTGGGTCCGCCGGGCCGCGGGCGCCGAAGACGTGATCGCCGCCATCGCGGCGAACTTCGGCCAGGTGCGCGACCAGCGCTCCGAGCCGCTGGCGCTGGTGGCGCAGGGCGACGACGTGATGGTGATGGCGCGCGAGACCGGCCGGCTGGCGGAGACCGGCGAGCCGTACGAGGTCCTCCTCGCCCAGCACTACTCCTTCCGCGACGGCAGGCTCGCCGGCTTCCGCTCCGTGGTCGCCGAGGCGGGAGAGCCGGCGTACGCCGATACCTGA
- a CDS encoding molybdopterin oxidoreductase family protein gives MSTHYRTCTLCEAMCGLVLEAEAGRVVSIRGDRDDPFSRGHICPKGVALGDVHADPDRLRQPLRRTPGGWRAVPWDEALDEAAERLSAVQREHGRDAVAVYQGNPTVHNYGSLLYAPGFVRALGTRNRFSATSVDQLPHHVAAYFMFGHYLLLPIPDLDRTGFFLVLGANPAVSNGSLMSAPDAAGRIRAVRARGGRVVVVDPRRSETAALADRHHFIRPGTDALLLLALLHVVFVEGLEKPGRLADRTLGLDAVRALASEMPPERAAPATGIAAEEIRALAREFAAAPSAVAYGRCGVSTQEFGALAHWLINTLNLVTGNLDRPGGAMFTHPAVDVLKRSRRGSYGRWKSRVRGLPEFSGELPVAALAEEILTPGPGQVRALVTSAGNPVLSTPNGAQLDRALAGLDFMVSVDFYLNETTRHAHLILPPTSPLEHDHYDLAFYLLSVRDAAKYSPAVFPAPPGALHDWQIFLGLQRRLERGVKARLAHAALGRLKPHGLLDLALRTGPYGAGFVPFARGLSLRRLRRNPHGVDLGPLRPSLPERLATKDGKIHAAPGPLLEDVARLRARLLDGAAAADGGFDLLLIGRRQLRSNNSWMHNYPRLMKGRDRCTLLLHPADAAARGIADGARVRLGSSAGSVEVAAELSDEVMPGVVSLPHGFGHARPGVRLGVAAAHPGASANDVTDELRLDALGGNAALNGVPVRVEAVSPVSAVPLAEDGAPAHA, from the coding sequence ATGAGCACCCACTACCGCACCTGCACGCTCTGCGAGGCGATGTGCGGCCTGGTCCTGGAGGCCGAGGCCGGCCGCGTCGTCTCCATCCGCGGGGACCGGGACGACCCGTTCAGCCGCGGCCACATCTGCCCCAAGGGCGTGGCGCTGGGCGACGTGCACGCCGACCCCGACCGCCTGCGCCAGCCGCTCCGGCGCACCCCCGGCGGCTGGCGGGCGGTCCCCTGGGACGAGGCGCTCGACGAGGCCGCCGAGCGCCTCTCCGCCGTGCAGCGCGAGCACGGGCGCGACGCGGTGGCCGTGTACCAGGGCAACCCCACGGTGCACAACTACGGCAGCCTCCTCTACGCCCCCGGCTTCGTCCGCGCGCTGGGAACGCGCAACCGGTTCTCGGCCACCTCGGTGGACCAGCTCCCGCACCACGTGGCCGCGTACTTCATGTTCGGCCACTACCTGCTGCTGCCGATCCCCGACCTGGACCGCACCGGCTTCTTCCTGGTGCTGGGCGCCAACCCGGCCGTCTCCAACGGCAGCCTGATGTCGGCGCCCGACGCGGCGGGCCGCATCCGCGCCGTCCGCGCGAGGGGCGGCCGCGTCGTCGTCGTCGACCCGCGGCGGAGCGAGACCGCCGCGCTCGCCGACCGGCACCACTTCATCCGCCCCGGCACCGACGCGCTGCTCCTGCTGGCCCTGCTGCACGTGGTCTTCGTCGAGGGTCTGGAGAAGCCGGGCCGGCTGGCGGACCGCACCCTGGGGCTGGACGCGGTGCGCGCGCTCGCGAGCGAGATGCCGCCCGAGCGCGCGGCGCCCGCCACCGGGATCGCGGCGGAGGAGATCCGGGCCCTGGCGCGCGAGTTCGCGGCGGCGCCCAGCGCGGTGGCGTACGGCCGCTGCGGCGTCAGCACCCAGGAGTTCGGCGCGCTGGCGCACTGGCTGATCAACACGCTGAACCTGGTCACCGGCAACCTCGACCGGCCGGGCGGGGCCATGTTCACTCACCCCGCGGTGGACGTGCTGAAGCGGAGCCGGCGCGGCAGCTACGGGCGCTGGAAGAGCCGGGTGCGCGGCCTGCCGGAGTTCAGCGGCGAGCTGCCGGTGGCCGCGCTGGCGGAGGAGATCCTGACGCCCGGACCCGGCCAGGTGCGCGCGCTGGTGACCTCGGCCGGCAACCCGGTGCTCTCCACGCCCAACGGCGCACAGCTCGACCGGGCCCTGGCGGGGCTGGACTTCATGGTCTCGGTGGACTTCTACCTGAACGAGACCACGCGCCACGCGCACCTGATCCTGCCGCCCACCTCGCCGCTGGAGCACGACCACTACGACCTGGCGTTCTACCTGCTCTCGGTGCGCGACGCGGCGAAGTACTCCCCCGCCGTCTTCCCCGCCCCGCCGGGCGCGCTGCACGACTGGCAGATTTTCCTGGGGCTCCAGCGGCGGCTGGAGCGCGGGGTGAAGGCGCGGCTCGCGCACGCGGCGCTCGGCCGGCTGAAGCCGCACGGCCTGCTGGACCTGGCGCTCCGCACCGGCCCCTACGGCGCCGGCTTCGTCCCCTTCGCGCGCGGCCTCTCGCTCCGCCGGCTCCGGAGGAACCCGCACGGCGTCGACCTGGGCCCGCTGCGCCCCTCGCTCCCCGAGCGCCTGGCCACGAAGGACGGGAAGATCCACGCGGCGCCGGGGCCGCTGCTGGAAGACGTGGCCCGCCTGCGCGCGCGGCTGCTGGACGGCGCGGCGGCGGCGGACGGCGGCTTCGACCTGCTGCTCATCGGCAGGCGGCAGCTGCGCAGCAACAACTCGTGGATGCACAACTACCCGCGGCTGATGAAGGGCCGCGACCGCTGCACCCTGCTGCTGCACCCCGCCGACGCGGCCGCGCGGGGGATCGCCGACGGCGCGCGGGTGCGCCTCGGCTCGAGCGCGGGGAGCGTGGAGGTGGCCGCCGAGCTGAGCGACGAGGTGATGCCCGGGGTGGTGAGCCTGCCGCACGGCTTCGGGCACGCGCGGCCCGGCGTCCGGCTGGGCGTGGCCGCCGCGCACCCCGGCGCCAGCGCCAACGACGTCACCGACGAGCTGCGCCTCGACGCGCTCGGCGGCAACGCGGCGCTGAACGGCGTCCCCGTCCGCGTGGAGGCCGTCTCCCCGGTCTCCGCCGTGCCGCTCGCGGAGGACGGCGCGCCGGCGCACGCGTGA
- a CDS encoding carbamoyltransferase C-terminal domain-containing protein has translation MPGRGVKILFTPTKEPDDEPQGDRVTIRAHSRSDEPWVLGLSASHNGAACLLHGDRIVAAVQEERLSRTKRDRLFGSEESLAVGYCLQTAGIRPGDLDLVVLCGQDRLIAPWYDLAVNRQLRLVREKVPWLTISHHLGHAYHAFATSGFEDAAILVVDGLGSPFEDLSPEEQSLVPDAKGGWEMISLYQASGTTVAPLEKHMTADHLWLQFRPEGMPLFRSLGGMYSAVAAQLFDNPMEAGKVMGLAPYGAPVFAPEEFFTLADGRFVFHDGVPERFDHDRRWPDCELEYRNLARSVQGALEVAAEHLFDRLAKLSESRNLCYSGGVALNCIANEKLFRGSLFRDVYIPPAAEDSGVAIGAAYFGLWRLTNRNTLRALRKDAVGRIYSRDEIDRAVQATPGVKVTKCGAEEVLDATVSRLCDGEFAGWFQGASELGPRALGGRSIVADPRNPEAKDLLNRRVKAREAFQPFAPAILEDQAGEWFDVEGTSTSSPFMLRVWPFKPAAGDRVPAVVHVDGTGRVETVPRDGDHPFYPLLDRFARATGVPILLNTSFNGRGEPIVETPEDALWCMLENGLDFVVLEDRLVERDAPTRSLLDLVPVLLAEQYVLELLLRPGGLAESGPDTVVGVRVETPWGVREEMLPGTMYPLVSAIDGVADGWGLRERIGASTGSAPEPRELVRALGQLRRLSIITLRSRPAGGSDLDEAPGAP, from the coding sequence GTGCCCGGGAGGGGTGTAAAGATTCTTTTCACGCCGACAAAGGAACCGGATGACGAGCCACAAGGAGACCGCGTGACGATTCGGGCACATTCACGGAGCGACGAGCCCTGGGTGCTCGGACTCAGCGCGTCTCACAACGGTGCCGCCTGCCTCCTCCACGGAGACCGCATCGTGGCGGCCGTCCAGGAGGAGCGCCTCTCGCGCACCAAGCGGGACCGCCTCTTCGGATCCGAGGAAAGCCTCGCCGTCGGCTACTGCCTGCAAACGGCCGGCATCCGTCCGGGCGACCTGGATCTCGTGGTCCTCTGCGGCCAGGACAGGCTGATCGCGCCCTGGTACGATCTGGCCGTCAACCGCCAGCTCAGGCTGGTCAGGGAAAAGGTTCCGTGGCTGACCATCTCACACCACCTCGGCCACGCGTACCACGCGTTCGCGACGTCCGGGTTCGAAGACGCGGCGATCCTCGTGGTGGATGGGCTGGGCTCCCCGTTCGAGGATCTCTCGCCCGAAGAGCAGTCCCTGGTGCCCGACGCGAAGGGTGGATGGGAGATGATCTCGCTCTACCAGGCATCGGGCACGACCGTGGCGCCGCTCGAGAAGCACATGACCGCCGATCACCTCTGGCTGCAGTTCCGGCCCGAGGGAATGCCCCTGTTTCGCAGCCTCGGAGGGATGTATTCCGCCGTGGCGGCCCAGCTCTTCGACAATCCCATGGAGGCCGGGAAAGTCATGGGGCTGGCGCCGTACGGCGCGCCCGTGTTCGCACCCGAGGAGTTCTTCACGCTGGCGGACGGACGGTTCGTCTTCCACGACGGGGTTCCCGAGCGCTTCGATCACGACCGCCGGTGGCCGGACTGCGAGCTCGAGTACCGGAACCTGGCCCGCTCCGTCCAGGGTGCCCTGGAGGTGGCCGCGGAGCATCTCTTCGACAGGCTGGCGAAGCTCTCGGAAAGCCGCAACCTGTGCTATTCCGGGGGCGTGGCGCTGAACTGCATCGCGAACGAGAAGCTCTTTCGCGGGTCCCTGTTCCGCGACGTGTACATCCCCCCGGCCGCCGAAGACAGCGGCGTGGCGATCGGTGCGGCATACTTCGGGCTCTGGCGCCTGACGAACCGCAACACGCTCCGCGCCCTGCGGAAGGATGCGGTCGGACGCATCTACTCCCGTGACGAGATCGACCGCGCGGTCCAGGCGACGCCCGGCGTGAAAGTCACGAAGTGCGGAGCGGAGGAGGTGCTCGACGCGACCGTCTCCCGTCTCTGCGACGGCGAGTTCGCGGGATGGTTCCAGGGCGCGTCGGAGCTCGGACCGCGTGCGCTCGGCGGGCGGAGCATCGTGGCCGATCCGCGGAACCCGGAGGCGAAGGACCTTCTGAACCGGCGGGTGAAGGCACGCGAGGCGTTCCAGCCGTTCGCCCCCGCCATCCTGGAAGACCAGGCGGGTGAATGGTTCGACGTCGAGGGCACCAGCACGTCCAGTCCCTTCATGCTGCGCGTCTGGCCGTTCAAGCCGGCGGCCGGGGACCGGGTGCCGGCGGTGGTCCACGTGGACGGCACCGGGCGGGTGGAGACGGTTCCCCGGGACGGAGACCATCCCTTCTACCCCCTCCTGGACCGGTTCGCGCGCGCCACGGGAGTCCCGATCCTGCTCAACACCTCGTTCAACGGCCGCGGCGAGCCGATCGTGGAGACGCCCGAGGACGCGCTGTGGTGCATGCTGGAAAACGGCCTGGACTTCGTCGTCCTGGAGGATCGCCTCGTCGAGCGGGATGCGCCGACCCGCTCCCTCCTGGACCTGGTGCCCGTCCTGCTCGCGGAACAATACGTCCTGGAGCTCCTCCTTCGTCCCGGGGGACTCGCGGAAAGCGGTCCGGACACGGTCGTCGGCGTGCGAGTCGAGACGCCGTGGGGGGTTCGCGAGGAGATGCTGCCAGGTACGATGTACCCGCTGGTTTCCGCGATCGACGGCGTGGCGGACGGATGGGGATTGCGTGAGAGGATCGGCGCGAGCACCGGGAGCGCGCCGGAGCCACGCGAGCTCGTTCGGGCGCTCGGCCAGCTTCGCAGGCTGTCCATCATCACCCTCCGATCCCGTCCGGCGGGCGGATCCGACCTGGACGAGGCGCCCGGGGCTCCGTGA